The Pontibacillus halophilus JSM 076056 = DSM 19796 genome has a segment encoding these proteins:
- a CDS encoding alpha/beta hydrolase produces MGIEHFSREQYTAHDKRSLPYRWYKKHQHKQTDSVWVVVHGITAEMRALHDFGMHLKEVGDVVVPTLRGYDLGHPRGDIPMVGTYDRDLEALLNQLRQKGYSRVYWVGHSMGCANLLRLLSYNRDFGDGYVFLSPFFHPSLQVYRRPEGNGQEEGYELKMKKIFLLYFLNRFNIARWSHEKVATIPDEFDEASTLSLSFRLLVSRFVPSIPKDFFSRIEKPIIAAIGSEDEVTDSSKLHKWWKKQTNHLYVELPEEDHNSLLKSKKTVELLEDWAMTMNNS; encoded by the coding sequence ATGGGTATTGAGCACTTTAGCCGAGAACAATATACTGCTCACGACAAGCGAAGTCTCCCGTACAGATGGTATAAGAAGCATCAGCATAAACAAACAGATTCTGTGTGGGTTGTGGTTCATGGTATTACAGCTGAAATGAGGGCGCTTCACGATTTCGGCATGCATCTGAAAGAAGTAGGTGATGTTGTTGTCCCTACTCTACGTGGCTATGACCTTGGACATCCGAGAGGGGACATTCCAATGGTCGGAACCTATGATCGAGATCTTGAAGCGCTGTTGAATCAGCTACGTCAAAAAGGGTATTCAAGAGTGTATTGGGTGGGGCATTCTATGGGATGTGCGAATCTTTTGAGACTACTCTCGTATAACCGCGATTTTGGGGATGGTTATGTGTTTTTATCCCCATTCTTTCATCCTTCTCTTCAGGTGTATAGACGCCCTGAAGGAAATGGTCAGGAAGAGGGCTACGAGCTTAAGATGAAGAAAATCTTTCTTCTTTATTTTCTAAACCGGTTTAATATTGCTAGATGGTCTCATGAGAAGGTTGCCACAATTCCAGATGAATTCGATGAGGCGTCAACGCTTTCGCTGAGTTTCCGTCTCTTAGTGTCTCGATTCGTACCTTCAATCCCGAAAGATTTCTTTTCTCGAATCGAGAAACCCATCATAGCCGCCATTGGAAGTGAGGACGAAGTAACAGACTCTTCTAAATTGCATAAATGGTGGAAGAAGCAAACGAATCATTTATATGTTGAACTTCCTGAAGAGGATCATAATTCGTTATTGAAATCCAAGAAAACGGTTGAACTGTTAGAAGACTGGGCAATGACGATGAACAATTCATAA
- a CDS encoding transcriptional regulator SplA domain-containing protein, translating into MEMIDPKDVKPGDEVYVIYRNPHTPTVSNIKPAEIVQHPNDPGQNALFLYETYHLIEENDALFASEQAAQEAFDQIYSDEPDETFI; encoded by the coding sequence ATGGAAATGATCGATCCTAAAGATGTAAAACCTGGCGATGAGGTGTACGTAATTTATAGAAACCCTCATACCCCAACCGTATCCAATATTAAACCAGCAGAAATTGTCCAACATCCAAATGACCCTGGCCAAAATGCTCTTTTCTTGTATGAAACCTACCATCTTATCGAAGAGAACGATGCATTATTTGCTTCTGAACAAGCGGCCCAAGAAGCATTTGACCAAATCTATTCTGACGAACCCGACGAGACATTTATTTAA
- a CDS encoding acylphosphatase, with product MRTIHMTVEGRVQGVGFRFSAQQKAKEFDVTGWVQNQRNGSVELEAQGEETRIQSFIEAIKHGPSPYAKVTNTTVTDVDDAPSYQLFQVK from the coding sequence ATGCGAACGATTCATATGACTGTAGAAGGGCGCGTTCAAGGTGTTGGATTTCGCTTTTCTGCTCAACAAAAGGCTAAAGAATTTGACGTTACAGGTTGGGTCCAAAACCAACGGAATGGCTCCGTTGAACTTGAAGCACAGGGCGAAGAAACTCGCATTCAATCGTTTATAGAAGCAATTAAGCACGGTCCCAGTCCATACGCGAAAGTGACTAATACAACGGTTACAGATGTGGACGACGCCCCCTCCTATCAACTATTCCAAGTGAAATAA
- a CDS encoding SDR family oxidoreductase, whose protein sequence is MGQLSGKTAIITGASSGIGAATARSLANEGANVVLAARREERLNDLAEELTNEYEVGVKVVETDVTKKDDVERLVEVTKETFGGVDFFVNNAGVMLLSFLKNDKVHEWEQMVDVNIKGVLYGIHAALPSMIEQGSGHFINVSSVAGHEVFPSSTVYSATKYAVKALSYGMEKELSGTGVRVTNISPGAVSTELPEHITDEEVLAMFKDREGRITLESEDIAHSVVYAVTQPSYVNVNEVIVRPMKK, encoded by the coding sequence GTGGGACAATTATCAGGCAAGACAGCCATTATTACAGGTGCGAGTAGCGGAATTGGTGCGGCAACTGCCAGGTCTTTAGCGAACGAAGGAGCAAACGTTGTATTAGCTGCTAGACGTGAAGAACGGTTAAACGACCTAGCTGAAGAATTAACGAATGAATACGAAGTTGGAGTTAAAGTTGTGGAAACAGACGTAACGAAAAAAGATGATGTAGAGCGGTTGGTCGAAGTTACAAAGGAAACATTTGGTGGAGTCGATTTCTTTGTGAATAACGCAGGGGTGATGTTGCTTTCCTTCTTGAAAAATGACAAGGTACATGAATGGGAACAAATGGTGGATGTGAACATTAAAGGTGTCTTATATGGGATACATGCTGCGTTGCCATCAATGATTGAACAGGGCAGCGGGCATTTCATTAATGTTTCTTCTGTAGCGGGACATGAGGTTTTCCCATCTAGTACGGTCTATAGCGCAACAAAATATGCGGTTAAAGCTCTTTCTTATGGAATGGAGAAGGAACTTTCAGGCACGGGAGTCCGTGTCACGAATATTTCTCCCGGTGCTGTTTCGACAGAGTTGCCAGAGCATATCACGGACGAAGAAGTACTTGCTATGTTCAAAGACCGAGAAGGACGCATTACGCTTGAGTCGGAGGATATTGCTCATTCCGTTGTCTATGCTGTCACACAACCAAGCTATGTAAATGTCAATGAAGTAATCGTAAGACCAATGAAAAAGTAA
- the yfkAB gene encoding radical SAM/CxCxxxxC motif protein YfkAB: MSTNVKLHPITPSYDPWEAYMDVKEHGDMVLSNIEFTTTTLCNMRCEHCAVGYTLSNKDPDALPLDLLIQRLEEIPHLRTFSITGGEPMLSKKSVENYVVPLLKYAHERGVRTQINSNLTLPFERYEAIIPYLDVLHISHNWGTLDEFVETGFARMERKPSEEKRENYFHRMVENSQRLSAAGVMVSAETMINKRTFPYLEQIHDHVKEMGCARHEIHPMYPVDFASALETVTLEEMRDAITRLLDHRDEDLWMLFGTLPFYPCSTSKEDLDLQQRLYQSKNVTVRNDPDGRSRLNVNIFSGEVIVTDFGDEPALGNIEHTKLTDAYEQWMATDTAKSLNCHCPAVQCLGPNVLVKNTYYQDVDFQQRETKLTR; the protein is encoded by the coding sequence ATGAGCACAAACGTGAAGCTTCATCCAATCACACCGTCCTATGACCCTTGGGAAGCCTATATGGACGTTAAAGAACATGGAGACATGGTACTCTCCAATATAGAATTCACAACGACAACCCTATGTAACATGCGGTGCGAGCATTGTGCAGTAGGTTACACATTGTCTAATAAAGACCCTGATGCGCTACCTCTTGACTTGTTAATACAGCGGTTAGAGGAAATTCCTCATTTACGTACGTTTAGCATTACTGGCGGAGAACCGATGCTCTCAAAGAAATCTGTAGAGAACTACGTCGTTCCCTTGTTGAAATACGCGCATGAACGAGGCGTTCGAACACAAATCAATTCTAATTTAACACTTCCATTCGAGAGATACGAAGCCATTATCCCTTATCTTGACGTGCTACATATTTCACACAATTGGGGTACACTCGACGAATTTGTCGAGACTGGGTTTGCTCGTATGGAACGTAAACCATCAGAAGAGAAGCGAGAAAACTATTTTCATCGCATGGTTGAGAACTCACAACGCCTCTCAGCAGCAGGTGTCATGGTTTCAGCGGAAACGATGATTAATAAACGGACCTTTCCTTACTTGGAGCAAATTCATGATCATGTAAAGGAAATGGGATGTGCAAGGCATGAGATTCATCCTATGTACCCTGTAGACTTTGCAAGTGCATTAGAGACCGTGACATTGGAAGAAATGCGTGATGCAATCACTCGACTATTGGACCATCGTGATGAGGATTTATGGATGCTGTTTGGTACACTGCCATTCTATCCATGTAGCACATCAAAAGAAGATTTAGATTTGCAACAACGTCTTTATCAATCTAAGAATGTAACTGTTAGAAACGACCCAGATGGACGCTCACGATTAAACGTGAATATCTTTAGTGGCGAGGTCATTGTTACCGACTTTGGAGATGAACCAGCACTTGGCAACATCGAACATACGAAATTGACAGACGCTTATGAACAATGGATGGCAACGGACACAGCAAAAAGCCTGAATTGTCATTGTCCAGCCGTTCAGTGTCTCGGACCAAACGTTCTCGTAAAGAATACCTACTACCAAGATGTAGATTTCCAGCAACGAGAGACCAAGCTTACACGTTAA
- a CDS encoding TIGR03571 family LLM class oxidoreductase: MTGHTGFDRMIKENKLTVGLTMPIENHGHCVPTLERQAERAQLAEELGFTSIWFQDVLLEDPTFEDPATGQVYDSFIYLTYIGSHTTKINLGTAASVLSLRHPLRLAKEVSSIERLFPERLMLGLSSGDRRKDFEGLGVDIMRRGELFRESYEYFNRVIQEEFPSIQSPLGQLDQSNLVPKPTKRIPIFLTGYAQQTLDWVSSHGDGWMFYPQRAEKQQALIQEYREKSETNNPGFYKAFIQPLSLDLSNDQEQAAKQVKLKLTTGVKGLLNHLQELESIGVNHVMISLSGSTRPVEEVMKEMGEYILPHFPPHEE; this comes from the coding sequence ATGACAGGTCATACTGGCTTTGACCGGATGATAAAAGAAAATAAGCTTACCGTGGGACTCACGATGCCTATTGAAAATCATGGCCATTGTGTTCCTACATTGGAAAGGCAAGCAGAACGTGCGCAACTTGCTGAAGAGCTCGGATTCACATCAATTTGGTTTCAAGATGTCTTATTGGAGGACCCAACTTTCGAAGATCCTGCAACAGGGCAAGTGTATGACAGTTTCATTTATCTAACCTATATAGGCAGTCATACAACAAAGATTAATTTAGGTACGGCTGCTTCTGTCTTATCCTTACGACATCCGCTTCGACTTGCGAAGGAAGTCAGTAGCATCGAGCGTTTGTTTCCTGAGCGACTCATGCTAGGGTTATCTTCTGGCGATCGGCGCAAGGATTTCGAAGGGTTAGGGGTAGATATTATGAGACGAGGTGAGCTCTTTCGGGAAAGCTATGAGTACTTTAATAGAGTGATACAGGAAGAGTTTCCATCTATCCAGTCGCCATTAGGTCAACTAGACCAATCAAATTTAGTTCCAAAACCGACGAAACGTATTCCAATCTTTCTTACAGGTTATGCTCAACAGACGTTAGATTGGGTTTCAAGTCATGGTGATGGGTGGATGTTCTATCCTCAACGAGCGGAGAAACAGCAGGCATTAATACAAGAGTACCGGGAGAAGTCTGAAACAAACAACCCTGGTTTCTATAAAGCATTCATTCAGCCGTTAAGTTTGGACTTAAGTAATGACCAAGAGCAAGCTGCTAAACAGGTGAAGCTAAAGCTCACGACTGGTGTGAAGGGGCTTCTCAATCATTTACAAGAACTTGAATCAATCGGTGTGAATCATGTGATGATCTCCTTATCAGGTAGCACCCGACCTGTGGAAGAAGTTATGAAGGAAATGGGAGAATACATTCTACCTCATTTTCCACCTCACGAAGAATAA
- a CDS encoding MFS transporter, translating into MSAQAAQVQQTKKSNLPALLALAISAFGIGTTEFVVVGILSTIADDMGVGITLAGILVSGYALGVSFGAPILTVATNKMNRKSLLMLIMVVFIVGNLAAALAPSFWILILARIFTAFAHGVFFSIGATIAGDLVPENKRASAISIMFTGLTVATVTGVPLGTFIGTTFGWRATFFGVAILGLIAILSSAILVPRNLKDAPPASMKDQLKLLKNGRIMLVFLITLLGYGGTFVVFTYLAPLLEDVTGYSTNAVSLILVLYGVAIAVGNTIGGKAADKNPVKALLTMFIFQAVILFILSFTAPMKIVGLATIILMGLFAFMNVPGLQVYVVQLAEKYVPSAVNVASAINIAAFNVGIAIGSFVGGLVVDSIGLIHTAWIGGIMVVGAILLTALIGKLEKN; encoded by the coding sequence ATGAGTGCACAAGCAGCTCAAGTACAACAAACTAAAAAATCAAATTTACCAGCACTACTCGCTTTAGCCATTAGTGCCTTTGGAATTGGGACAACGGAATTCGTTGTCGTCGGGATATTAAGTACAATTGCAGATGATATGGGCGTTGGGATTACGCTTGCAGGAATCTTAGTATCTGGTTATGCATTAGGTGTGTCCTTCGGTGCTCCTATTCTAACCGTTGCTACAAATAAAATGAACCGGAAATCATTACTCATGCTTATTATGGTTGTCTTTATCGTTGGTAACTTAGCCGCGGCATTAGCGCCTTCGTTCTGGATTTTAATTCTCGCTCGAATCTTTACAGCATTTGCTCATGGTGTATTCTTCTCCATTGGTGCAACGATAGCTGGAGATTTAGTACCAGAGAACAAACGTGCTTCTGCGATTTCAATTATGTTCACTGGTTTGACGGTTGCGACCGTTACAGGTGTGCCACTAGGTACGTTCATCGGAACAACATTTGGTTGGAGAGCGACGTTCTTTGGTGTTGCTATTCTAGGTCTAATTGCTATTCTATCTAGTGCCATTCTTGTACCGCGTAACTTAAAAGATGCACCCCCAGCAAGTATGAAAGACCAGCTTAAACTATTGAAGAATGGACGAATCATGCTCGTCTTCTTAATTACGTTACTAGGGTATGGAGGTACATTTGTTGTATTCACGTACTTGGCTCCATTACTAGAAGATGTTACAGGTTACTCTACCAATGCCGTAAGCTTGATCTTAGTTCTTTATGGCGTAGCAATCGCAGTCGGGAATACGATTGGTGGGAAAGCAGCAGATAAAAACCCAGTCAAAGCGTTGCTTACGATGTTTATATTCCAAGCGGTCATCTTGTTTATCTTGTCCTTTACAGCTCCAATGAAGATTGTAGGACTGGCTACTATCATCTTGATGGGTCTTTTCGCCTTTATGAACGTGCCTGGTCTACAAGTCTATGTCGTTCAGTTGGCTGAGAAATATGTTCCAAGTGCAGTAAACGTAGCTTCTGCAATTAACATCGCAGCGTTTAACGTTGGAATTGCTATTGGTTCATTTGTAGGCGGATTGGTTGTAGATTCAATCGGATTGATTCATACTGCTTGGATAGGAGGGATTATGGTCGTTGGTGCCATTCTATTAACGGCGTTAATTGGTAAACTCGAGAAGAACTAA
- a CDS encoding winged helix-turn-helix transcriptional regulator has translation MKQYNIGVEATLDVIGGKWKPVILCHLIDNGTKRTNELKRLIPNITQKMLTQQLRELEQDGIIERRIYNQVPPKVEYSLTDYGKSLETILSALCVWGEQHMEQLEAEEEEKVEA, from the coding sequence ATGAAGCAATACAACATTGGCGTTGAAGCCACATTAGACGTAATCGGCGGGAAATGGAAACCAGTGATACTGTGTCACTTGATAGATAATGGGACAAAGAGAACAAATGAACTAAAACGCTTGATTCCGAACATTACTCAGAAAATGCTTACCCAACAGCTTCGTGAGCTCGAGCAGGATGGAATTATTGAAAGAAGAATCTACAACCAGGTCCCCCCTAAAGTGGAGTATTCACTAACGGATTATGGGAAATCTCTTGAAACCATTTTATCCGCACTATGCGTGTGGGGCGAACAGCATATGGAACAATTAGAAGCTGAAGAAGAAGAGAAAGTTGAAGCATAA
- a CDS encoding winged helix-turn-helix transcriptional regulator yields the protein MSIHTPIDATLDVVGGKWNSAILCLLKERESLRTKEIEEAFPTLSRKVLSQCLKSLENKGVIHRKIETGATVKVTYRLSKYGRSLEEVLDTLCTWGQNHMNKE from the coding sequence ATGAGTATACATACACCAATCGACGCAACATTGGATGTTGTAGGTGGGAAATGGAATTCAGCCATTCTTTGTCTGTTAAAGGAACGAGAGTCATTACGGACGAAAGAGATAGAAGAAGCGTTCCCTACGTTATCAAGAAAGGTACTTTCACAGTGCTTAAAAAGCCTTGAGAATAAAGGCGTTATCCATCGTAAGATAGAAACAGGGGCTACAGTGAAAGTGACCTATCGTCTGTCTAAGTATGGGCGTAGTTTAGAAGAGGTGCTTGATACGTTGTGTACTTGGGGACAGAATCATATGAATAAGGAATAA
- a CDS encoding methyl-accepting chemotaxis protein — MSAVDKMKLQDTKKKNWLMFIAFSVSLIAAFSKSLMQSNTDALIIFGIEIVLFSGSFLVTHVWLKRYIVFPYIAVVMTNVFTMSGVFFASGGIMLVAVTYFLAIFSVVHFKRVIFLIGYVSGFITMVLAITYSVQDVAALEANAGTIYLTYLLSGVLLGMLIHLSYRQELQVTELLEQSESYSTEQKELRERLEANVSSIIEGITGANQKVQGNLQAQQDMKVALHELAAGSQQQSEQIGEISQNTSTSHERMRELGEKIQLLTKEASEATGLTEEGEQKVEEFKKDVEGIRTFIHDVNETFQHLSEKVKETNSFSDTIKQISEQTNLLALNASIEAARAGEAGKGFSVVAEEIRKLAEMTNKTAEQITANLLDVNRNNEETLSKMDVSEEKMESMKVSSTEITHYFGELKQTIDRITHDFHQTEEIAGLVMNSSLDVERSTTELAAIIEQASAGMEEMSATVENLTEDNESIAETMKQTSQQAEKLRQA, encoded by the coding sequence ATGAGTGCAGTAGATAAGATGAAACTACAAGATACAAAAAAGAAAAACTGGTTAATGTTTATTGCTTTTTCTGTTTCATTAATTGCGGCTTTTAGTAAATCACTCATGCAAAGCAACACAGATGCTCTTATCATATTTGGAATTGAAATTGTATTATTTTCCGGAAGCTTTTTAGTTACACATGTTTGGTTAAAACGATACATTGTTTTCCCATACATAGCTGTAGTAATGACAAATGTATTTACGATGTCAGGTGTTTTCTTTGCTAGTGGCGGGATTATGTTAGTTGCCGTTACTTATTTTCTAGCCATCTTTTCTGTGGTTCATTTCAAGCGCGTAATCTTCCTGATAGGCTATGTCAGCGGATTTATTACCATGGTCTTGGCGATTACATACAGTGTTCAGGATGTTGCGGCTTTAGAAGCGAACGCGGGAACCATTTACTTAACCTATCTACTATCAGGTGTGTTATTGGGGATGCTAATCCACCTTAGCTATCGACAAGAGTTACAAGTTACTGAATTGTTGGAGCAGAGTGAATCGTATTCCACTGAACAGAAAGAACTACGTGAGCGATTAGAGGCGAATGTGAGTTCCATTATAGAAGGAATTACGGGTGCAAATCAGAAGGTACAGGGAAATCTACAAGCACAGCAAGATATGAAAGTTGCCTTACATGAATTAGCGGCTGGTAGTCAGCAACAAAGTGAACAAATTGGAGAGATCTCTCAAAATACATCCACTTCACATGAGCGGATGAGAGAGTTAGGAGAGAAAATTCAACTGTTGACGAAAGAAGCAAGTGAAGCGACTGGTCTTACTGAAGAGGGAGAGCAGAAAGTTGAGGAATTCAAGAAAGATGTGGAAGGAATTCGAACATTTATTCATGATGTAAATGAGACGTTCCAACATTTGAGTGAGAAAGTGAAAGAAACGAACTCGTTCTCTGATACGATTAAGCAAATTTCAGAACAAACGAATTTACTTGCATTGAATGCTTCCATTGAAGCTGCTAGAGCTGGAGAAGCAGGAAAAGGATTCTCTGTTGTTGCTGAAGAAATTCGTAAGCTTGCAGAAATGACGAATAAGACAGCTGAACAAATTACGGCGAACTTGCTTGATGTAAACCGGAATAATGAAGAAACGTTAAGTAAAATGGATGTAAGTGAAGAGAAAATGGAATCCATGAAGGTGTCTTCAACAGAGATCACCCATTACTTTGGAGAGTTGAAACAGACGATTGACCGTATTACGCATGACTTCCACCAGACAGAGGAGATTGCTGGTCTTGTGATGAATAGTAGTCTTGATGTAGAACGATCCACAACTGAACTGGCAGCTATTATTGAACAGGCTAGTGCTGGGATGGAAGAAATGAGTGCGACGGTTGAGAATTTAACGGAAGACAACGAAAGTATAGCTGAAACAATGAAACAAACTTCCCAACAAGCAGAGAAGCTTAGACAAGCTTAG
- a CDS encoding SDR family NAD(P)-dependent oxidoreductase, which produces MTLQEKVAIITGGADGIGKATALRFAKGGAKVVVADVNETAGEEVVNEIESIGGQALFKRTDVAKFEEVEALVQATVDTYGTVDVMFNNAGIGVNTPFLEHSVEDYEKVVAVNQHGVFYGMQAAAKKMKELGVQGVIINNASVFGFTGTLGVTGYQAAKGAVVMLTKHGALELAPYGIRVVGVGPGGVDTNIVQGYRDAGLLEYMERQQLRRKLIKPEEVANVVAFLASDEGNVMNGTVVMADDGFSVFKSDIRP; this is translated from the coding sequence ATGACCCTTCAAGAAAAAGTAGCAATCATCACCGGTGGTGCTGATGGTATTGGTAAAGCTACAGCGTTACGTTTTGCGAAAGGCGGAGCGAAAGTTGTGGTTGCTGATGTAAATGAAACAGCTGGCGAAGAAGTTGTGAATGAGATTGAATCCATTGGTGGACAAGCACTATTCAAACGTACAGACGTTGCAAAGTTTGAGGAAGTAGAAGCATTAGTTCAAGCAACAGTAGATACATACGGAACAGTAGATGTGATGTTCAACAATGCGGGTATTGGTGTGAACACGCCATTTCTTGAGCATTCTGTAGAAGACTATGAGAAGGTTGTTGCTGTAAACCAACATGGAGTATTCTATGGCATGCAAGCAGCGGCTAAAAAGATGAAAGAGCTTGGCGTACAAGGTGTTATCATCAATAATGCGTCTGTATTTGGATTTACAGGTACATTAGGTGTGACAGGCTATCAAGCAGCTAAAGGCGCAGTGGTTATGCTTACGAAGCACGGTGCATTGGAGCTTGCTCCTTATGGAATTCGTGTCGTTGGTGTTGGGCCTGGTGGAGTTGACACCAATATTGTACAAGGATACCGTGATGCAGGGCTTCTTGAATATATGGAACGCCAACAGCTTAGAAGAAAATTGATTAAGCCTGAAGAGGTTGCAAACGTCGTAGCATTCCTAGCATCTGATGAAGGTAACGTTATGAATGGAACAGTCGTTATGGCTGATGACGGATTCTCTGTCTTCAAGTCAGATATCCGTCCATAA
- a CDS encoding histidine phosphatase family protein, with protein sequence MKQFMIMRHCSAEGQEDEAPLTKLGIRQAQVVATFMEHYPVEVDFILSSPAKRAINSVVPLAKEEDIDIETDERLLERHVSAKPLKDMESFLETSFKNYHVKLEDGESNQEAMDRVAGLLDELFEEVEEDAVPLLVTHGNLFILILNYLGIEAGFTEWKELTHPDLYMVTKKDGSFGLSRIWSD encoded by the coding sequence ATGAAGCAATTTATGATTATGAGACATTGTTCTGCAGAAGGACAAGAGGATGAAGCTCCCTTAACGAAGTTAGGTATTCGACAAGCTCAGGTAGTGGCAACCTTTATGGAACATTATCCTGTTGAAGTGGATTTCATTCTATCTAGCCCCGCTAAACGTGCGATTAACAGTGTCGTACCATTAGCGAAAGAAGAAGACATTGATATAGAGACTGATGAACGACTCTTGGAGCGACATGTTTCAGCAAAGCCTTTAAAGGATATGGAATCCTTCTTAGAAACTTCCTTTAAGAATTATCATGTCAAACTCGAAGATGGAGAGTCGAACCAAGAAGCGATGGATCGTGTAGCAGGGTTATTAGATGAACTGTTCGAAGAAGTAGAAGAAGATGCAGTACCATTGCTCGTTACCCATGGCAACCTCTTTATCCTTATATTAAACTATTTAGGTATAGAAGCAGGGTTTACAGAATGGAAGGAACTCACACATCCTGATTTATATATGGTTACAAAGAAAGATGGGTCCTTTGGCTTATCACGTATATGGAGCGATTAA
- a CDS encoding amidohydrolase, with the protein MILDNVRVYDPYEESNPEERYHVVLDGERIHSVNKGLYIRESHEEVVVDGKGYTLTPGFTDSHLHLLRFGLLKSELDLTRATSFKEMKESVEKHYDRIEESHWIFGKGFNDGQFGDINHLLTAKDLNEINLDKYMYFMHQDGHECVISEKLLESLEQEEFFHEQPEAFKERDENGELTGRFKDTLVHFINYHLWERSMEQVKSGIKASMPYLLQYGITTVHTDDRSFIGTFDRLWQAYTELEQEGHLPITAVLHYYMFDKKDLDEFIRNVTLRTGDGTERVKVGAIKIFLDGTQRLHTAAMSSPYPDTPDTTGELLFNEEELKEIVRISAQNDMQVAIHALGDRAVETALSALQQKEARTDELRHRIIHAQTLRSDLLDRLQQVRPYIETQPSFLMAEWDEKDRWTKEELLPYCDAFQSMLNHDIPITLSSDAPIGSLNPLMSVYAAMTRQDLSLQPEGGWMPQERLTVNQSFTGFFRTPAELEFREHDKGRISPGYKADFALLSQHPMLVAPKEWKECHVVETWIRGERVYTREQ; encoded by the coding sequence ATGATTTTAGATAATGTGCGTGTCTATGATCCTTATGAAGAAAGTAATCCAGAAGAACGTTACCACGTTGTGTTAGACGGTGAACGAATCCATTCCGTAAACAAAGGCTTATACATACGAGAGAGTCACGAGGAAGTGGTGGTGGATGGGAAAGGTTACACGCTTACTCCTGGTTTTACAGACTCTCATTTGCACTTATTGAGATTTGGTTTATTGAAGAGTGAGTTAGATTTGACAAGGGCAACGAGTTTCAAGGAAATGAAAGAGAGTGTGGAGAAGCATTACGACCGTATTGAAGAGTCCCATTGGATTTTCGGCAAAGGGTTTAATGATGGACAGTTTGGTGATATCAATCATCTATTAACAGCCAAAGATTTGAATGAAATCAATCTAGACAAATATATGTACTTCATGCATCAAGATGGGCACGAATGTGTGATTAGTGAGAAGTTATTAGAGAGTCTAGAGCAAGAAGAATTCTTCCATGAACAGCCCGAAGCGTTTAAAGAGCGTGATGAAAATGGTGAATTAACAGGTCGGTTTAAAGATACACTCGTTCACTTCATTAACTATCATTTATGGGAGCGCTCGATGGAGCAAGTAAAAAGTGGAATCAAAGCGTCTATGCCGTATTTATTGCAGTATGGTATTACAACCGTTCATACCGATGATAGGAGTTTCATAGGTACATTTGACCGTCTCTGGCAGGCGTATACTGAGCTTGAACAAGAAGGTCATTTGCCAATCACTGCTGTACTTCACTACTATATGTTTGACAAGAAGGACTTGGACGAATTTATTAGGAATGTAACATTGCGAACAGGTGATGGTACAGAGCGAGTCAAGGTTGGTGCCATTAAAATATTCTTAGATGGCACACAACGCCTTCATACTGCAGCGATGAGCTCTCCTTATCCAGATACACCAGATACAACGGGAGAATTGCTATTTAATGAAGAAGAGCTGAAAGAAATTGTACGGATATCCGCACAGAATGACATGCAAGTTGCCATTCATGCCTTAGGGGATCGTGCCGTTGAGACTGCACTATCAGCATTACAACAGAAAGAGGCGAGAACAGACGAATTGCGTCATCGAATTATCCACGCCCAGACGTTGCGAAGCGATTTGCTGGACCGACTGCAACAAGTGCGCCCTTACATCGAAACGCAGCCAAGCTTCTTAATGGCAGAGTGGGATGAGAAGGACCGTTGGACGAAAGAAGAACTTCTTCCTTATTGTGATGCATTCCAATCTATGCTAAATCATGACATTCCGATTACGTTAAGTTCAGATGCACCGATTGGATCGTTGAATCCGTTAATGTCCGTTTACGCTGCCATGACCCGACAAGATTTATCCCTTCAACCAGAAGGAGGGTGGATGCCTCAAGAAAGATTAACAGTTAATCAAAGCTTTACGGGATTCTTCAGGACTCCAGCGGAACTCGAATTCCGAGAACATGATAAAGGAAGAATTTCACCAGGCTATAAGGCGGATTTTGCGTTACTGTCTCAGCATCCGATGCTCGTGGCTCCAAAGGAGTGGAAGGAATGTCACGTCGTAGAGACATGGATTCGTGGAGAGCGTGTATACACACGTGAGCAATGA